A DNA window from Mycoplasmopsis pullorum contains the following coding sequences:
- the rpsR gene encoding 30S ribosomal protein S18: MAFIKNKKGFSRRKVCEFCESKQEYVDYKNTEVLKKYINATGQIKPAGATGTCAKHQRKVSTAIKRARFIALLPYTIIRVRTQR, encoded by the coding sequence ATGGCTTTTATTAAAAATAAAAAAGGTTTTTCAAGAAGAAAAGTATGTGAATTTTGTGAATCTAAACAAGAATATGTTGATTACAAAAACACCGAAGTGTTAAAAAAATACATCAATGCTACAGGACAAATTAAACCAGCAGGTGCTACAGGTACTTGTGCAAAACACCAAAGAAAAGTTTCGACAGCAATTAAAAGAGCAAGATTTATCGCATTGTTACCATACACAATTATTCGTGTAAGAACACAAAGATAA
- a CDS encoding restriction endonuclease subunit S, with protein MDKVNYKEVKFSNILENLGGNTKYSLKYINENKGEYPVYSAKTTGDMNKGYINTFDYDMECLQITTDGAKAGTIIYREKGKFSIGPATRIWYIKNNIDNLLLKYIEIKLKSIFNSKNFSWTNKASLYRIENIKIRIPIDDKGNFDINEQKEIVKKYKIIEERKKELKEKLDFFKNLQFDFMNSKKIKTISIKIKDIFDINRGKSLYTKSYCKLNEGVYPVYSANNNIPLDYRNNYDYDGKYLTCSINGIAGVITVLNDKFSINADRVIFIPKIINLDLEYIKYILEPLLRNITKGRKGLFEKNEFTKLNPEMIKEVEIPIPIENDKISLNIQNNVSQKYKIIDEIKNNLELKILDILNTDIEF; from the coding sequence ATGGATAAAGTAAATTATAAGGAAGTGAAATTTAGTAATATACTTGAAAATTTAGGTGGAAACACTAAGTATTCTCTCAAATATATAAATGAAAATAAAGGAGAATACCCAGTATATTCTGCAAAAACAACAGGTGATATGAATAAGGGCTATATTAATACATTTGATTATGATATGGAATGTTTACAAATAACAACAGATGGAGCGAAAGCAGGCACAATAATTTATAGAGAAAAGGGAAAGTTTTCTATTGGACCAGCTACAAGAATTTGGTATATAAAAAATAATATAGATAATTTATTATTAAAATATATAGAAATAAAATTAAAATCAATTTTCAATTCTAAAAATTTTTCTTGGACAAATAAAGCCTCTTTATATAGAATAGAAAATATAAAAATAAGAATACCTATAGATGATAAAGGGAATTTTGATATTAATGAACAAAAAGAAATTGTAAAAAAATATAAAATTATAGAAGAAAGAAAAAAAGAACTAAAAGAAAAATTAGATTTTTTCAAAAACCTTCAATTTGATTTTATGAATTCAAAAAAAATAAAAACAATAAGTATTAAAATAAAAGATATATTTGATATTAATAGAGGAAAATCTCTATATACAAAAAGTTATTGTAAATTAAATGAAGGTGTTTATCCTGTATATTCTGCTAATAATAACATTCCTTTAGATTACAGAAATAATTATGATTACGATGGAAAATATTTAACTTGTTCGATTAATGGGATAGCAGGGGTTATTACTGTTTTAAATGATAAATTTTCAATAAATGCAGATAGAGTTATTTTTATTCCTAAAATAATTAATTTGGATTTAGAATACATAAAGTATATTTTAGAGCCTTTACTTAGAAATATAACCAAAGGAAGGAAAGGATTATTTGAAAAAAACGAATTTACAAAATTAAATCCTGAAATGATTAAAGAAGTAGAAATACCAATTCCGATTGAAAATGATAAAATTTCATTGAATATTCAAAATAATGTATCTCAAAAGTATAAAATTATAGATGAAATAAAAAATAATTTAGAACTAAAGATATTAGATATTTTAAATACAGACATAGAATTTTAA
- the rpsF gene encoding 30S ribosomal protein S6, translating to MSKYEIMLIVDPKADASVATNLLNEVFGKDVKKAEKLELTELAYPINKSKHAQYVYAEVETNPANIAEFTRKANILKTLWRQLVINLDSEKGYGKEVKVKKTSKRDSSFAKKPAKTEKVASN from the coding sequence ATGTCAAAATACGAAATTATGTTAATCGTTGACCCTAAAGCTGATGCTTCAGTTGCTACCAATCTTTTAAATGAAGTTTTTGGTAAAGACGTTAAAAAAGCTGAAAAATTAGAGTTAACTGAATTAGCTTATCCAATTAACAAATCAAAACATGCTCAATATGTATATGCTGAAGTTGAAACAAATCCTGCTAACATTGCTGAATTTACACGTAAAGCAAATATTTTAAAAACACTTTGAAGACAATTAGTAATTAACTTAGATTCAGAAAAAGGATACGGTAAAGAAGTTAAAGTTAAAAAAACTTCTAAGAGAGATTCATCTTTTGCTAAAAAACCTGCTAAAACTGAAAAAGTTGCTTCTAATTAG
- a CDS encoding MHJ_0274 family protein, which produces MKYLYEATESTTSSSNSFGNFLSQYAMYLILGFVVVVLVVFFIVVTIKDKINKRKLLKEKEEFNKEVERQYEKLILKLNALIQVNEEHMNNFQVSIGEHTMSELTVSAKTILEDIVRDPDFQLYLLNNDQSQKIVKFVVQLKDNKSNLWTKKQAKLIEEIKNELQKIEIADLEKKQEQVLNEVRNEFNSKLLKKSESTK; this is translated from the coding sequence ATGAAATATTTATACGAAGCAACAGAAAGTACTACATCTAGCTCAAATAGTTTTGGTAATTTTCTAAGTCAATATGCAATGTATCTAATTTTGGGATTTGTTGTAGTTGTCTTAGTTGTATTTTTTATCGTAGTAACTATTAAGGATAAAATCAACAAACGAAAACTTTTAAAAGAAAAAGAAGAATTTAATAAAGAAGTTGAACGTCAATACGAAAAATTGATATTAAAATTAAATGCATTAATTCAAGTCAACGAAGAACACATGAATAATTTTCAAGTAAGTATCGGTGAACACACCATGAGCGAATTAACTGTAAGTGCAAAAACTATTTTAGAAGATATTGTTCGTGATCCAGATTTCCAATTATATCTATTAAATAACGATCAAAGTCAAAAAATTGTGAAATTCGTCGTGCAATTAAAAGATAACAAAAGTAATTTATGAACCAAAAAACAAGCTAAATTGATTGAAGAAATTAAAAATGAATTACAAAAAATTGAAATTGCTGATTTAGAAAAAAAACAAGAACAAGTTTTAAACGAGGTAAGAAATGAATTCAATTCAAAACTTTTGAAAAAATCTGAATCTACCAAATAA
- a CDS encoding DUF2179 domain-containing protein — MDYKKVIDKCKMCLTRKNKKFKLNEIYDKDYDNHVDPHDELCSDVVKKNTVYKRTKMSNFGLKLSNFYKAMPMWKILLITIVTAIFFGIISVFFVKNVGIYNFGFAAFGQAAARLITSSMPESIAPTVRNLIDQAIFWIAYIILSIPIFIFGYKKIGRVFTNLTVIFLVVSSMVSFLIGMIPGANQAYIIGNFDNEIIKKALPKYQVQLSSIIPLLWSDAGNVIALMIYSICYGYMLAWVFAIIAVIGGTAGVTGVIGEWYANTKQKSFGSISGNMNIIIIFITVALGSYLPGSLLLENAERNFDQIANSNLSQIQIEAIKDVISKKWSAELYFSPNFVATILTNIVYILVLNKLFPKFKLVRVEIFSTHYELVQTKLANDKRIVTGLTMFKAKGGFKGEHIDVITSITLFRQVPRLIKRVRAVDPDAFIAVSDVTSIDGYVYLPTEKF, encoded by the coding sequence ATGGATTATAAAAAAGTAATTGATAAATGTAAGATGTGTCTAACACGTAAAAATAAAAAATTCAAGCTAAATGAAATCTATGATAAAGATTATGATAACCATGTCGATCCACATGATGAGTTGTGTTCGGATGTTGTTAAGAAAAATACTGTTTATAAACGCACCAAGATGTCGAACTTCGGTTTGAAATTGAGTAATTTCTATAAAGCTATGCCGATGTGAAAAATATTACTTATTACAATTGTTACCGCAATATTCTTCGGTATAATCAGTGTGTTTTTCGTTAAAAACGTCGGAATTTATAACTTTGGTTTTGCTGCTTTTGGACAAGCTGCAGCTCGGTTAATCACTTCATCGATGCCTGAAAGCATCGCTCCAACTGTTCGGAACTTAATTGACCAAGCAATTTTCTGAATTGCTTATATTATTTTAAGTATCCCAATCTTCATTTTTGGATACAAAAAAATCGGTCGTGTTTTTACTAACTTAACAGTTATTTTCTTAGTTGTTTCATCAATGGTTTCATTTTTAATCGGGATGATTCCTGGGGCTAACCAAGCTTATATTATTGGTAATTTTGACAATGAAATCATCAAAAAAGCATTACCAAAATACCAAGTTCAATTAAGTTCAATTATCCCTTTACTTTGAAGTGATGCAGGTAATGTAATAGCATTGATGATTTACTCAATTTGCTATGGATACATGCTTGCTTGAGTTTTCGCAATCATCGCAGTAATTGGTGGTACCGCTGGGGTTACTGGTGTTATTGGAGAATGATACGCAAATACAAAACAAAAATCATTCGGTAGCATATCAGGTAATATGAATATCATCATTATTTTCATTACTGTTGCACTTGGTTCTTATTTACCAGGTTCATTGCTACTTGAAAATGCAGAACGTAATTTTGATCAAATTGCAAATTCAAATCTTTCACAAATTCAAATCGAAGCGATTAAAGATGTAATTAGTAAAAAATGATCAGCAGAATTATATTTCTCTCCAAACTTTGTCGCAACAATTTTAACCAATATTGTCTATATTTTAGTATTGAATAAATTATTCCCTAAATTCAAATTAGTACGTGTTGAAATCTTTTCTACACACTATGAATTGGTTCAAACAAAACTTGCTAATGACAAGAGAATTGTTACTGGATTGACAATGTTTAAAGCTAAAGGTGGTTTTAAAGGAGAACACATTGATGTAATTACCTCAATTACATTATTTAGACAAGTACCAAGATTAATTAAGAGAGTGCGCGCAGTCGATCCTGATGCCTTTATCGCGGTTAGCGATGTTACAAGTATCGACGGATATGTTTACCTACCAACCGAAAAATTCTAG
- a CDS encoding FMN-dependent NADH-azoreductase, giving the protein MSKALFLHANLSSDENSTSFYLEQQFLNEFKKANPESQIEVIDLNDTELAHTYLNKKTFATYWQDVKSDQWIEKLKNVDKLIISLPMINFGPSSVVKNFIDAIAVANKTFSYKYSKKGDAIGLLNNLDVMILATQGAPKDWYLWGSHVTWLEGTWNFLGAKKVDSILLAGTKVAPYNEISPKKLVDENLQLIKEKAQSF; this is encoded by the coding sequence ATGTCAAAAGCTTTATTTTTACACGCTAATTTATCTAGCGATGAAAACTCAACATCATTTTACTTAGAACAACAATTTTTAAATGAATTTAAAAAAGCTAATCCAGAATCTCAAATCGAAGTTATCGACTTAAATGATACTGAATTAGCACACACCTATCTTAATAAAAAAACTTTTGCAACATATTGACAAGATGTTAAAAGTGACCAATGAATCGAGAAATTAAAAAACGTGGACAAATTAATCATTTCTTTACCAATGATTAATTTTGGACCTAGTTCAGTTGTTAAAAACTTTATCGATGCTATCGCAGTTGCAAACAAAACTTTTTCATATAAATATTCGAAAAAAGGTGATGCAATTGGACTACTTAATAACCTCGATGTTATGATTTTAGCAACTCAAGGAGCACCAAAAGATTGATATCTTTGAGGTAGTCACGTAACTTGATTAGAGGGAACATGAAACTTTTTAGGAGCAAAAAAAGTAGACTCTATTCTACTTGCTGGGACAAAAGTTGCACCATATAATGAAATTAGTCCAAAAAAATTAGTTGATGAAAATCTTCAACTGATCAAAGAAAAAGCTCAAAGTTTTTAA
- a CDS encoding phosphopentomutase, with amino-acid sequence MPKFNRIFMIVTDGLGIGPDRDQKAFGDKGANTIKSASLAEEFKIDNWKKLGIGNITELHGNYHVPKPLAYVAKVQEVSNAKDTLAGHWEMMGIKTLVPFPTFAEHGFPSDLITELEKAFDGRKIICNRAGSGTEVIDEYAQEQKETGALIVYTSNDSVLQIAAHEEWIGLDNLYRYGKAAREICSSKPEWNVGRIIVRPFVGEDGKYTRTFNRHDYANKPQPMILNKLQEQGVEVVSIGKINDIFVGQGISTHIPSGSDDKGMDITIDLATKDTKNQFIFTNLVQFDSHYGHRRDVHGYAQNIANLDVKLGKLLNVLREDDLLIMTSDHGNDPLYPGFNHTREFLPATIYSKSFTKPKVLPNFNGLGTLGNIVARNFGAEIVTETGDDVFEELV; translated from the coding sequence ATGCCAAAATTTAATCGTATTTTTATGATAGTAACAGACGGATTGGGAATTGGACCTGACCGTGACCAAAAAGCTTTTGGTGACAAAGGGGCTAATACTATTAAATCCGCTTCACTAGCAGAAGAATTCAAAATTGATAATTGAAAAAAATTAGGAATTGGAAATATTACTGAATTACACGGTAATTACCACGTGCCTAAACCACTTGCTTATGTTGCGAAAGTTCAAGAAGTATCAAACGCTAAAGATACATTAGCCGGTCACTGGGAAATGATGGGGATTAAAACTTTAGTACCATTCCCAACTTTTGCTGAACACGGATTTCCAAGCGACTTAATTACTGAACTAGAAAAAGCGTTTGACGGACGTAAAATTATTTGCAACAGAGCTGGTTCAGGAACAGAAGTTATTGATGAGTATGCTCAAGAACAAAAAGAAACAGGTGCATTGATTGTTTATACATCTAATGACTCAGTTTTACAAATTGCAGCTCACGAAGAATGAATCGGTTTAGATAATTTATACCGTTATGGTAAAGCTGCTCGTGAAATTTGTAGCTCAAAACCAGAATGAAACGTAGGTAGAATTATTGTTCGTCCATTCGTTGGGGAAGATGGTAAATACACAAGAACATTTAACCGTCACGATTATGCAAATAAACCGCAACCAATGATTTTAAACAAATTACAAGAGCAAGGTGTTGAAGTGGTTTCGATTGGTAAGATTAATGACATTTTTGTTGGACAAGGAATTAGCACACATATTCCAAGCGGTAGTGACGACAAAGGTATGGACATTACAATCGATTTAGCTACAAAAGATACTAAAAATCAATTTATTTTCACCAATCTTGTGCAATTTGACTCACACTACGGACACCGTCGTGATGTTCATGGATACGCACAAAATATCGCTAATTTAGACGTTAAATTAGGAAAATTATTAAATGTCTTACGTGAGGATGACCTTTTAATCATGACTAGTGACCACGGTAACGATCCACTTTATCCAGGTTTCAATCACACACGTGAATTCTTGCCGGCAACAATTTATTCTAAATCATTTACTAAACCTAAAGTTTTACCTAATTTTAATGGACTTGGTACTTTAGGTAACATTGTTGCACGTAATTTTGGTGCTGAAATTGTAACTGAAACTGGAGACGATGTTTTTGAAGAATTAGTTTAA
- the pgsA gene encoding CDP-diacylglycerol--glycerol-3-phosphate 3-phosphatidyltransferase, which translates to MNSIQNFWKNLNLPNKLTVIRLLLVIPFILFLSIALILNNLNNKISFGSWYIPRVANTFRIIFLCLALLIFIAAMITDFFDGKIARERKIVTDFGKLWDPIADKIMTTTALIFLTVVGYLSFPLLLLIILRDIIVAGARGVMIKHNISVAADKYGKIKTVILTAVIISGFLFHIIFSSVSFSLIDSVLFSSIENINVININAILENISYYFLNGVFAVAAILSTISGIKYVSKVSTYMFK; encoded by the coding sequence ATGAATTCAATTCAAAACTTTTGAAAAAATCTGAATCTACCAAATAAGCTAACAGTCATTCGTTTGCTTTTAGTAATTCCATTTATTTTATTTTTATCAATAGCTCTAATTTTAAATAATTTAAATAATAAAATATCATTTGGATCATGATATATACCTAGAGTTGCAAACACTTTTCGTATTATCTTTTTATGTTTAGCATTATTAATTTTTATCGCAGCAATGATTACTGACTTTTTTGATGGAAAAATTGCTCGTGAAAGAAAAATCGTGACCGATTTTGGAAAATTATGAGATCCAATTGCTGATAAAATTATGACTACTACTGCACTTATTTTTCTAACCGTAGTCGGATACCTTTCATTTCCTCTTTTGTTACTCATTATTTTAAGAGATATTATTGTGGCTGGAGCTCGTGGGGTAATGATTAAACACAATATTAGCGTCGCAGCTGATAAATACGGAAAAATTAAAACCGTAATTTTAACTGCTGTGATTATAAGTGGTTTTCTTTTTCATATTATTTTTAGCTCTGTTTCATTTTCTTTAATTGACTCTGTTTTATTTTCTTCAATTGAAAATATTAATGTAATAAATATTAATGCTATTTTAGAAAATATTTCTTATTATTTCCTTAACGGTGTTTTTGCTGTAGCAGCAATTTTAAGTACAATTAGCGGAATCAAATATGTTTCTAAAGTTTCAACATATATGTTCAAATAA
- a CDS encoding single-stranded DNA-binding protein — translation MNKIILIGRTTSEVRYNHTANGVAYARTTVAVERRNSNTDATDFIPVVAWRGTADFLNAHVRKGTLISIEGALFSNQYESRDGNIVRSYEVSIENVSILEPKSVVENRQPNPGYVPSPAQNRPNVNYTPNLNPQGTTNSQARVVNQIQTPEIKPNFGSVNSNFTQVHQQNKVVPPMNDFHSLDDDTFNSLNSSNNNTSNVANNDNESSFMFDLDNIDKLD, via the coding sequence ATGAACAAAATCATTTTGATAGGACGTACAACAAGCGAAGTGCGCTACAACCACACCGCTAATGGTGTTGCGTACGCACGTACAACTGTTGCGGTTGAACGTAGAAATTCAAATACTGATGCGACTGACTTTATTCCAGTTGTTGCATGACGTGGTACTGCAGATTTTTTAAACGCACATGTGCGCAAAGGTACTTTGATTTCAATTGAAGGTGCATTATTCTCAAACCAATACGAATCACGTGATGGTAATATTGTGCGTAGTTATGAAGTTTCAATTGAAAATGTGTCTATTTTAGAACCTAAAAGTGTGGTCGAAAATCGTCAACCAAACCCTGGTTACGTTCCAAGTCCAGCACAAAATAGACCTAATGTTAACTACACTCCAAACTTAAACCCTCAAGGGACGACCAACTCACAAGCTAGAGTTGTGAACCAAATTCAAACTCCTGAGATTAAACCTAATTTTGGTAGTGTAAATAGCAATTTCACTCAAGTCCACCAACAAAATAAAGTAGTCCCACCAATGAATGATTTTCATAGTTTAGACGATGATACTTTCAATTCATTAAATAGTTCAAATAATAATACCTCTAATGTAGCAAACAACGACAACGAATCAAGCTTTATGTTTGATTTAGATAATATCGATAAATTAGATTAG